CTGATGAAGGCGACTATCAAATCAAGATGCGCAACATCAACCGCTTCCTTGCCGATGGTGACAAAGTTAAAGTGACATTGCGTTTCCGCGGTCGTGAGATGGCACACCAACAATTGGGCGCCCAACTGCTTGAACGCGTAAAAGAAGAGTTGGCTGAAGTGGCACAAATCGAGTCCTTCCCTAAAATGGAAGGCCGCCAAATGGTGATGATGATTGCGCCTAAGAAAAAATAAAGCTATAATGCAAGGCTTATTTCGATTGCCGCTCGAAATAAGGTTTAATTAGCGGCAAAAACCGTGGTATTTTGGGTTCCAAGTGTTTGAAATTTATTTCAAAACCCCTTATACCTTATCTAATAACGAATGGAGTTTTCCAATGCCTAAAATGAAAACCAAGTCTAGCGCGAAAAAACGCTTTAAAGTACTGGGTAACGGTGGTGTAAAACGCGGTCATGCGTTCAAAAGTCACATCCTGACCAAAAAAACCACTAAAACTAAACGTCAATTGCGCGGCACCGCTATGGTTGATTCACGCGATTTGGCTTCTGTTGCTAAAATGTTGCCCTACGCTTAAGGAGTTTAGAATATGCCACGCGTAAAACGCGGTGTTACCGCTCGTGCTCGTCACCAAAAAGTCTTCGCGTTAGCCAAAGGCTACCGCGGTCGTCGTAAAAACGTTTACCGTGTTGCCAAACAAGCGGTAATGAAAGCCGGTCAATACGCATACCGTGACCGTCGCCAACGCAAACGTCAATTCCGTCAACTGTGGATCGTTCGTATCAACGCAGGTGCCCGTGAAAATGGTTTGTCTTACAGCAAATTCATGAACGGCCTGAAACGCGCTGCTATCGAAATCGACCGCAAAGTATTGGCTGATTTGGCTGTATTCGACAAAGCTGCATTTGCACAATTGGTTGAAAAAGCTAAAGCTGCTTTGGCTGCTTAATTCGATAAGATTATTTAAAAAGGAAGCTTATGCTTCCTTTTTTCTTTTCTTAAAGAAATCCTATGTAGTTGATTTTCTTTCTTTAAACTCTATTTTTTTATACTAATTTGCGATAAAATAGGCCTCTCTTATCAAACGGATTGGCCGCAGTAAGACAAAAGGCCGTCTGAACGGGTTTGAAATCAAATCCAACAGACGGCTTTGTTGTTTTAGACGGCCTGCCATCAACAAACAGACGATAAACCACTATGGAAAATGTAAACCGTATCGTTGCAGAAGGTATTGCCGCTATTGAAGCCGCGCAAGACTTCAATGCTTTAGAACAAATTAAAGCACGCTATCTTGGTAAAACCGGCGAATTGACCGGACTTTTGAAAACTTTGGGTCAAATGTCTCCTGAAGAGCGTAAAACCATAGGTGCGCACATCAACGAATGCAAAAATCAGTTTCAGACGGCCTTTAATGCCAAACGCGATACCCTAAATGAAGCCAAGCTGCAAGCTCAATTGGCTGCAGAAGCATTGGATATTACTTTGCCGGGCCGTGCGCAAGAACATGGCGGTTTGCATCCAGTTACTTTAACTTTGCAACGTGTGGTCGAGCTGTTTCACGGTATGGGTTTTGAAGCAGCGGACGGCCCTGAAATCGAAGACGATTTCCATAATTTCCAAGCCTTGAATATTCCTGCAAATCACCCAGCGCGTGCGATGCAAGATACTTTCTACGTTGAAAACGGCGACGTTTTGCGTACGCACACTTCCCCGATTCAAATCCGCTATATGCTCGACAAAAAAGAGCCACCCATCCGCATTATCGCCCCCGGCCGCGTTTACCGCGTGGACAGCGACGCTACGCACTCGCCCATGTTCCACCAAGCTGAAGGCCTGTGGGTAGAAGAAGGCGTAACTTTCGCCGATTTGAAAGCCGTGTTTACCGATTTTATCCGCCGCTTTTTCGAACGCGATGATTTGCAGGTACGTTTCCGTCCGTCTTTCTTCCCGTTCACCGAACCGTCCGCTGAAATCGACATCATGGGCGAAAACGGCAAATGGCTGGAAGTCGGTGGTTGCGGTATGGTGCATCCTAACGTGTTGAAAAACGTGAATATCGATCCTGAAAAATACACCGGTTTCGCCTTTGGCATTGGCCTCGATCGTTTCGCTATGTTGCGTTACAACGTGAATGATTTGCGACTGTTTTTTGATAACGATTTGAACTTTTTGAAGCAGTTCGGCTAGATGATTGAAAAACTTGATTGATATGGAGAATGGTAAAGATGGAACATATATATTTACTTTATGGTGCAAGTAATAAGGGCAAAAGTACCACTTTAAAAAATTTGGCCGTCCAATTATTACAATTATTTCCAAATGAATTGGTTTACTTTGAGCAAGTTGGAGAAATTGATTTTTTGGCTGTTTGGGATAATCAAAAAGTAAGACTAGGCATTTATTCAGGTGGCGATAATAAGTCAATAGTTTTCCGTAATTTTAGTGCGTTACAAAATATGAATTGTAACTTTATTATTGGTGCAACACGAACTGGCGGAGGTTCTGTACAAGCAGCAGAGAGTTATGCTGAGTTGTTTGGCCAAGAAATTAGATGGATTGAAAAGCAGGTTGCTAGTGATTCGGATAATGATGAGTGCCAAAAAGAGCTTGTTAAGATTGTTAAAAAAATTCTAAAACAATAAACAGGGAAGGCTTGACTCAATTTCAGGCGATTTTCGTGCTTAATAGTAAGTATTCAGGTAGTCTAAAATGAAAAAGCAGCCTGAACAGTAAAACGCTAAATTATGAAACGCTATGTTGCCCCATCCATTTGCTATGCGCTTGCTTTTGTATTGTGGCTGCTGTCCATATATTGCGAAAACTATGCTTTGTCGTTGGCTGATTTGAAAACCCTGACCGGCGACGATGTAGAAGGTGCAATAAGGTGGTCGAATTATGGATCTGCCTCGTTTATCGTATCCTGTTTTGCCACCGCGATCGGTAGTTGGTTGATGCCGTGGTTCAAAAGCTGGGAGCGTGTAGCGTTTATAGTGAGTGTCACCTTAGGTTATGCCTTGCTAGCGTGGTTTGTAACAATATTTATTGTTTTGATTGCTTAAGGTTTGAAAAGGCTACCTGAAAGCAACAGCCCCAACAAAGTTAAAAACCAGCCTGCGCCCCTAAACAAACAGGTCGTCTGAAAACAAAATCTGATAAAAAAGTTAATTAGTTGATTGAGAACATAACATGCAATTCTCCTACTCATGGCTGAAAACCCAAGCCGATACCGAACTTTCCGCCGATAAGCTGGAACATCTGTTAACCATGTCTGGCTTGGAAGTGGAAGAAGCCGAGACTGCTGCGCCTGCGTTTACAGGTGTGGTGATTGCCGAAGTGAAATCCGTTGAAAAACATCCTGATGCCGATCGTTTGAACGTTACCCAAGTTGATGCGGGTACGGGTGAGTTGGTTCAGATTGTTTGTGGTGCGCCGAATGTCAAGCCGGGTATTAAAGTGCCGTGTTCGTTGCCGGGTGCAGTTTTGCCGGGCAATTTCAAAATTAAGCCGACTAAAATGCGTGGTGTACCATCAAACGGTATGTTGTGTTCGACCAATGAACTGGGTTTGCCTGATGATGGTGTAGACGGTCTGCATATTCTGCCTGAAGATGCGCCTGTCGGTGCCAATATCCGCGAATACTTGGATTTGGACGATACGCTGTTTACGTTGAAAATTACGCCTAACCGCGCTGATTGCTTGAGTGTTAAGGGCATTGCGCGTGAGGTTTCTGCGTTGACTCAATGTGCGTTTACGCCTGTTGAAATTCAGACGGCCTCTATCGGCAGTGAGAAAAAACAGGCTGTCCGTATTGATGCACCGGCTGACTGCGGCCGTTTTATCAGTCGCATTATTGAAAATGTTAATGCGAAAGCGGCTACTCCCGATTGGATGAAGCAACGTTTGGAGCGCAGCGGTATCCGCAGCATTTCTGCATTGGTGGACATCGGCAACTATGTCATGCTGGAAATCGGTCAGCCTATGCATGTTTTCGATGCGGATAAGCTGTCAGGCAATTTGATTGTCCGCCGTGCTCAAAATGGCGAGACTTTGGCGTGCCTGAATGAGAAGACGGTTACTTTGGCTGACAATACACTGGTGGTCGCTGATGAAAAAGGTGCGTTGAGCTTGGCCGGCTTGATGGGTGGCGAGGCAAGCGCGGTTTCAGACGACACGCAAAATATCGTGCTGGAAGCGGCTTGGTTTACTCCGGAGATTATTGCCGGTAAATCCCGTCAATACGGTTTTGGCTCGGATTCTTCTTTCCGTTTTGAGCGTGGCGTGGATTACCGCTTGCAAGCTGATGCCATTGAGCGTGCCACTGAATTGGTGGTACAGATTTGCGGTGGTACAGCCGGTGAAATGGTTGAAGCACAAGGCAAATTGCCTGAGGCAAAACAGGTTGAATTGCGTTTAGGCCGTCTGAAAACGGTATTGGGCGTTGAAATCCCTGCCGAGCAAGTCGAAATTATCTTGCAACACTTGGGTTTGCAGCCTGAGAAAACCGCAGAAGGCTTCCGTGTTACTTCTCCTAGCTTCCGTTTCGATATTGAAATCGAAGCCGATTTGATTGAAGAAATCGGCCGTGTTTACGGTTATGAAAATATTCCTGACGACTATACTTCAGGCCGTCTGAAAATGTTGGCTTTGCCTGAAACCAAACGCCCGCGTTTTGCAGTTTATAACGAAATGGCGGCACGCGGTTACCGTGAAGTGGTCAGCTATGCGTTTGTGGATGAGCAATGGGAGCAAGACTTTGCTGCCAATACCAATCCTATCCGCCTGCAAAATCCGTTGGCGGCGCAGTATGCAGTCATGCGTTCTACGCTTATCGGCGGTTTGGTGGAAGTTTTGCAAAACAATTTGAACCGTAAGCAAAACCGTGTACGCGTATTTGAGATTGCCCGTGTGTTCAGCAAAGATTCGGCTGATCAATTTGTTCAAAACGAACGTATCGGCGGTTTGTGGTATGGCTCTGTGCTGCCTGAGCAATGGGGCGAGAAAACACGTAACGTAGATTTCTACGATATGAAAGCCGATGTTGAGAGCCTTTTGAAAAACAAGGAAGTATCCTTTGTTAAGACCGAACATCCGGCATTGCATCCTGGTCGTGCCGCCAATATCGTTTCAGACGGCCGAGTAATTGGTTTTGTTGGCGAGTTGCATCCGAAATGGCTGCAAAAATATGATTTGCCGCAAGCGCCGCTGGTATTTGAAATCGATATGGATGCGGTATTGGGTCGTGAGAAAACCCGTTATCAGTCTGTATCCAAATTCCAACCTGCACGCCGAGATTTGGCATTTGTAATGCCTGAGGCTGTAACGCATGATGATTTGTTAAATGCCCTGAAAGCGGCGGCGAACAAGCTGGTTCAAGAAATCAGCGTGTTTGACGTTTACCGCGGTACGGGCGTGCCTGAAGGCATGAAGAGCGTTGCCGTCAAAATCATTTTGCAAGATATGGAAAATACGCTGACAGATGAAGTCATCGAGCCTTTGGTTGCGAAAATGATTAAAGCGGCAGCCGAAAAAGACGCACAGCTTCGCACTTAAAATAAGATAAAAGTTGTCGCCAAAAATCACCAATAATATTTGATTTTTTGGTGAGGACTTGATTTTTAAAAGAATTTTGGTAATAATTGCACCAGTTTGAATGAAGGTAAACACATGACACTAACTAAAGCAGAATTGGCTGATATTTTGGTCGACAAAGTCAGCAACGTCACCAAGAATGATGCCAAAGAAATCGTCGAGCTCTTTTTTGAAGAAATCCGCAGCACTTTGGCGCGTGGTGAAGAAATTAAAATTTCCGGTTTCGGCAATTTCCAATTGCGCGACAAACCTCAACGCCCTGGTCGTAACCCTAAAACAGGCGAAGAAGTGCCGATTACCGCACGCCGTGTGGTAACTTTCCATGCCAGCCAAAAACTCAAAGGCATGGTGGAGCATTACTATGACAAACAACAATAATCCGGTTATTCCTGCCAAGCGTTATTTTACGTTGGATGAAATGTGCCACTTGGTGCAAATCAGTCCGGCTCAGTTTGCCCAATGGCAACATGAAAATAATGTTGTGATTGGATACGGTGGCGATCGATATACGCGCTCAGATGTAGTTAAGTTGTTGAAACTGAAAGATACGTTTGAACCGTATATCGATACGTTCAGCCGTAGTGCTTTAGATGCAAACGGCAATCCTGCCGCCAATGCAGAAGAAGTTCGTCATGGTCTGATGCAGGTTTTGTCCGATTTGGAGCGTCATCTTGGTTCTGAGCAACAAAACCACCATGTCGAGCTGTAATCGATAAGAAAATTGTGATCAAAAGTGCGAAGGCATACAAAGATTTGCATAATTGATTCTAATAAAGGCTGTTTGAATGATTTTCAGGCGGCCTTTATTGTTTTATATTGCTTTCAAAATATCAGAATCTTGATTGCAAATGATTCTATGAAATAGCTGTAAATGTTATACTTAGCCTCTTGTTTGCCGATTGGGAAGAAGCAGTCATTAGATAATGCGGATAGATGCCGCCTTTTCATGGCAGACTGAGGTTTTTAAAACAAATGTAACGGCAGAATAAATAGGCTGCCGGACAACATTCAAATCGATGAAATGGATAGCAGAAAATGAGCAGAATCCAACAAACTTTCTCAGTGCTCAATGGCGCAAAAGCACTGATTCCTTATATTACGGTGGGTGATCCCAACCTTGAGACAACCTTGGCATTGATGCATGGCCTGGTAGCTAATGGTGCTGATATTTTGGAACTGGGTGTGCCGTTTTCTGACCCGATGGCGGATGGTCCGACCATTCAGCGTGCGGCCGAAAGGGCGTTGGCAAATCATGTTTCTTTGCACGACGTATTGGAAACAGTACGTTTGTTCCGCCAAACCAATGATAAAACGCCGATTGTGTTAATGGGCTATTTGAACCCTGTACATAAAATGGGCTATCAGGCGTTTGCGCAAGCGGCTGCCGAAGCAGGCGTTGATGGCGTGTTGACTGTGGATTCTCCGGTAGAAACCATTGCGCCTTTGCATGAGTCGTTGAAAGCACAAGGTATTGATTGCATTTTCCTTATTGCACCAACAACAACTGAGGAGCGTATTCAAACGATTGCCAAAGTAGCCGGCGGTTTTGTGTATTATGTATCGCTCAAAGGCGTGACCGGTGCGGCAAGTTTGGATACTGAAGAAGTTTCGCGTAAAATAGAGCTTTTGCGCAAATACATCGATATTCCGATTGGTGTCGGCTTCGGCATTAATAATGCGGAGAGTGCGCGTAAGATTGGTGCGGTGGCGGATGCCGTTATTGTCGGCAGCCGTATCGTCAAAGAGATTGAAAGCCACGTGGGTAGCGAGGCTGAAGCTGTAGGCGCGTTGGTTAAAGAGTTGAAAGACGCGATTCGCTAAATTTTTCCATTCCATTATTTCAGACGGCCTTATGTTCGACTGGCCGTCTGAATTCTGAATCCTAAGGAGTCATTCATGAGCTGGCTAGATAAAATTCTTCCTCCGAAAATTAAAAACCGAAGCAGTTCGTCCAGCGTCCCTGAAGGTCTGTGGCACAAATGTCCGTCTTGTTCGGCAACGGTTTACTCAACCGAGTTGAAACAAAACAGCGAAGTCTGCCCGAAATGTAATCATCACAATCCGCTTTCTGCGCGCGAACGTTTGGACCTGCTTTTGGATGAAGAAGGTCGTGAAGAGATTGCAGCCAATATTAAGCCAACAGACCCTCTGAAATTTAAAGACAGCAAAAAATATCCTGACCGCCTTGCTGCTGCGCGTAAAGCAACCGGTGAAGACGATGCTTTGGTCGTTATGAAAGGCACTATGAACGGCCTGCCTGTCGTAGTGGCTGCTTTTGAATTCCGCTTTATCGGCGGATCCATGGGTTCGGTAGTGGGCGAGCGTTTCGTACAGGGTGTGCGTCGTGCTGTTGCAGATAATTGTTCGTTTATTTGCGTGGCGGCTTCCGGTGGTGCGCGTATGCAGGAGGGTTTGAACTCTTTGATGCAGATGACGAAAACCAGCGCGGCTTTGCATTTGCTGACTGAAAAACGTCTGCCGTTTATTTCCGTATTGACCGACCCGACCATGGGCGGCGTATCTGCTAGCTTTGCCTTCTTGGGCGATGTGGTTTTGGCAGAGCCGAATGCTCTGATTGGTTTTGCAGGTCCGCGCGTTATCGAGCAGACTGTACGCGAAACCCTGCCGGAAGGTTTCCAGCGTGCAGAATTCTTGTTGGAGAAGGGCGCAATCGACCAAATCGTCGATCGCCGTTCCATGAAAAAACGTATCAGCGATTTAATTACCTTGTTGCGTCATGAAGGTAAAGTAACCGCTGCTTGATTAGCATAATAAGAAAGGCCGTCTGAAAATAATATTTCAGACGGCCTGAGACCTTTGCAAAATTCCCCAAAATCCCCTAAATTCCCACCAAGACATTTAGGGGATTTCTCATGAGCACCTTCTTCCAGCAAACCGCACAAGTCATGATCGCCAAACACATCGACCGTTTCCCACTATTGAAGTTGGATCAGGTGATTGATTGGCAGCCGATCGAACAATACCTGAATCGTCAAAGAACCCGTTACCTTCGAGACCACCGTGGTCGTCCCGCCTATCCCCTGTTATCCATGTTCAAAGCCGTCCTGCTCGGCCAATGGCACAGCCTCTCCGATCCCGAACTCGAACACAGCCTCATCACCCGCATCGACTTCAACCTGTTTTGCCGTTTTGACGAACTGAGCATCCCCGATTACAGCACCTTATGCCGCTACCGCAACTGGCTTGCGCAAGACGACACCCTGTCCAAATTATTGGAACTGATCAACCGCCAACTGACCGAAAAAGGCTTAAAAGTAGAGAAAGCATCCGCCGCCGTCATTGACGCCACCATTATCCAGACCGCCGGCAGCAAACAGCGCCAGGCCATAGAAGTTGATGAGGAAGGACAAGTCAGAGGCCAAACTACACCGAGTAAAGACAGCGATGCCCGTTGGATAAAGAAAAACGGCCTCTACAAACTCGGTTACAAACAACATACCCGTACCGATGGGGAAGGCTATATCGAGAAACTGCACATTACCCCCGCCAATGCCCATGAGTGCAAACATCTGTCGCCTTTGCTAGAAGGGATAGCCGAAGGCACGACTATCTATGCCGATAAAGGCTATGACAGTGCGGAAAACCGTCAATATCTGGAAGAGCGTCGACTGCAGGACGGCATTATGCGCAAAGCCCACCGTAAACATCCGCTGACGGAAGCGCAAACCAAACGCAACCGATATTTGTCGAAGACCCGTTATGTGGTCGAACAAAGCTTTGGTACGTTGCACCGTAAATTCCGCTACGCCCGGGCAGCCTATTTTGGTCTGCTCAAAGTGAGTGCGCAAAGCCATCTGAAGGCGATGTGTTTGAACCTTTTGAAAGCCGCCAACAGGCTAAGTGCGCCTGTAGCTGCCTAAAAGGCGGCCGGATGCCTGATTATCAGGTATCCAAGAGGGATTAAGGGGGTATTTGGTTAGAATCAGTGGATATTTGAAATAAAAAACAGCCGAAAACCTGTGTTTAGGTTTCGGCCGTTGGGGAAAAGGAATTTTGCAAAGGTCTCGGCCTTTTGATTATTGATGATTAAGCAGTTAATGCGGCTTTTAAAACCTTGTTGACTTCGCCCATGTCGGCTTTGCCGGCCAGACGGGTTTTCAATACGCCCATGATTTTGCCCATATCGGCCATGCCTGATGCACCGGTTTCTGCAATGGCTGCTTCAACGACAGTCTTGATTTCTTCTGCAGACATCATTTGGGGCAGGTAGTGGTTGAGGATTTCGATTTCCGCGTTTTCTTTGTCAGCCAAATCTTGACGGCCGGCTTCGGTATAGATTTTGGCACTGTCTTTGCGTTGTTTCACCATTTTGGTCAGGATAGAGATGACTTTGGCGTCATCGGCTTCAGTGCGCTCATCTACTTCAAATTGTTTGATAGCGGCATTAATCAGGCGGATAGTGCTTAAAGACACTTGGTCTTTGGCACGCATGGCGGTTTTCATGTCTTCGGTTAATTGTGTTTTTAGGCTCATAATGTTCTCACTTTATATAAAAAGATGCCGTCTGAAAAACAAAACACACCGCAAAGCTGCCCTTGCGGTGTGTCGTTTATCACAGGGCAGGCCTGTAATTAGTACATTTTAGGAGGCAGTTGTTGGCTGCGCAGACGTTTTTGCAGACGTTTGGCTGCAGCAGCTTTTTTGCGTTTGCGTTCGGTAGTTGGTTTTTCGTACGCTTCACGGGCGCGCAGTTCGGTCAACAGACCGGTTTTTTCTACGGCACGTTTGAAACGACGCATGGCAACTTCAAATGGTTCATTCTCTTTAACACGAATAGCAGGCATTTTATTT
Above is a genomic segment from Neisseria subflava containing:
- a CDS encoding integration host factor subunit alpha, yielding MTLTKAELADILVDKVSNVTKNDAKEIVELFFEEIRSTLARGEEIKISGFGNFQLRDKPQRPGRNPKTGEEVPITARRVVTFHASQKLKGMVEHYYDKQQ
- the accD gene encoding acetyl-CoA carboxylase, carboxyltransferase subunit beta is translated as MSWLDKILPPKIKNRSSSSSVPEGLWHKCPSCSATVYSTELKQNSEVCPKCNHHNPLSARERLDLLLDEEGREEIAANIKPTDPLKFKDSKKYPDRLAAARKATGEDDALVVMKGTMNGLPVVVAAFEFRFIGGSMGSVVGERFVQGVRRAVADNCSFICVAASGGARMQEGLNSLMQMTKTSAALHLLTEKRLPFISVLTDPTMGGVSASFAFLGDVVLAEPNALIGFAGPRVIEQTVRETLPEGFQRAEFLLEKGAIDQIVDRRSMKKRISDLITLLRHEGKVTAA
- a CDS encoding GatB/YqeY domain-containing protein; the encoded protein is MSLKTQLTEDMKTAMRAKDQVSLSTIRLINAAIKQFEVDERTEADDAKVISILTKMVKQRKDSAKIYTEAGRQDLADKENAEIEILNHYLPQMMSAEEIKTVVEAAIAETGASGMADMGKIMGVLKTRLAGKADMGEVNKVLKAALTA
- the trpA gene encoding tryptophan synthase subunit alpha, which produces MSRIQQTFSVLNGAKALIPYITVGDPNLETTLALMHGLVANGADILELGVPFSDPMADGPTIQRAAERALANHVSLHDVLETVRLFRQTNDKTPIVLMGYLNPVHKMGYQAFAQAAAEAGVDGVLTVDSPVETIAPLHESLKAQGIDCIFLIAPTTTEERIQTIAKVAGGFVYYVSLKGVTGAASLDTEEVSRKIELLRKYIDIPIGVGFGINNAESARKIGAVADAVIVGSRIVKEIESHVGSEAEAVGALVKELKDAIR
- the pheS gene encoding phenylalanine--tRNA ligase subunit alpha, encoding MENVNRIVAEGIAAIEAAQDFNALEQIKARYLGKTGELTGLLKTLGQMSPEERKTIGAHINECKNQFQTAFNAKRDTLNEAKLQAQLAAEALDITLPGRAQEHGGLHPVTLTLQRVVELFHGMGFEAADGPEIEDDFHNFQALNIPANHPARAMQDTFYVENGDVLRTHTSPIQIRYMLDKKEPPIRIIAPGRVYRVDSDATHSPMFHQAEGLWVEEGVTFADLKAVFTDFIRRFFERDDLQVRFRPSFFPFTEPSAEIDIMGENGKWLEVGGCGMVHPNVLKNVNIDPEKYTGFAFGIGLDRFAMLRYNVNDLRLFFDNDLNFLKQFG
- the rplT gene encoding 50S ribosomal protein L20; the encoded protein is MPRVKRGVTARARHQKVFALAKGYRGRRKNVYRVAKQAVMKAGQYAYRDRRQRKRQFRQLWIVRINAGARENGLSYSKFMNGLKRAAIEIDRKVLADLAVFDKAAFAQLVEKAKAALAA
- a CDS encoding IS5 family transposase, which encodes MSTFFQQTAQVMIAKHIDRFPLLKLDQVIDWQPIEQYLNRQRTRYLRDHRGRPAYPLLSMFKAVLLGQWHSLSDPELEHSLITRIDFNLFCRFDELSIPDYSTLCRYRNWLAQDDTLSKLLELINRQLTEKGLKVEKASAAVIDATIIQTAGSKQRQAIEVDEEGQVRGQTTPSKDSDARWIKKNGLYKLGYKQHTRTDGEGYIEKLHITPANAHECKHLSPLLEGIAEGTTIYADKGYDSAENRQYLEERRLQDGIMRKAHRKHPLTEAQTKRNRYLSKTRYVVEQSFGTLHRKFRYARAAYFGLLKVSAQSHLKAMCLNLLKAANRLSAPVAA
- the rpmI gene encoding 50S ribosomal protein L35 yields the protein MPKMKTKSSAKKRFKVLGNGGVKRGHAFKSHILTKKTTKTKRQLRGTAMVDSRDLASVAKMLPYA
- the rpsU gene encoding 30S ribosomal protein S21, with product MPAIRVKENEPFEVAMRRFKRAVEKTGLLTELRAREAYEKPTTERKRKKAAAAKRLQKRLRSQQLPPKMY
- the pheT gene encoding phenylalanine--tRNA ligase subunit beta; translation: MQFSYSWLKTQADTELSADKLEHLLTMSGLEVEEAETAAPAFTGVVIAEVKSVEKHPDADRLNVTQVDAGTGELVQIVCGAPNVKPGIKVPCSLPGAVLPGNFKIKPTKMRGVPSNGMLCSTNELGLPDDGVDGLHILPEDAPVGANIREYLDLDDTLFTLKITPNRADCLSVKGIAREVSALTQCAFTPVEIQTASIGSEKKQAVRIDAPADCGRFISRIIENVNAKAATPDWMKQRLERSGIRSISALVDIGNYVMLEIGQPMHVFDADKLSGNLIVRRAQNGETLACLNEKTVTLADNTLVVADEKGALSLAGLMGGEASAVSDDTQNIVLEAAWFTPEIIAGKSRQYGFGSDSSFRFERGVDYRLQADAIERATELVVQICGGTAGEMVEAQGKLPEAKQVELRLGRLKTVLGVEIPAEQVEIILQHLGLQPEKTAEGFRVTSPSFRFDIEIEADLIEEIGRVYGYENIPDDYTSGRLKMLALPETKRPRFAVYNEMAARGYREVVSYAFVDEQWEQDFAANTNPIRLQNPLAAQYAVMRSTLIGGLVEVLQNNLNRKQNRVRVFEIARVFSKDSADQFVQNERIGGLWYGSVLPEQWGEKTRNVDFYDMKADVESLLKNKEVSFVKTEHPALHPGRAANIVSDGRVIGFVGELHPKWLQKYDLPQAPLVFEIDMDAVLGREKTRYQSVSKFQPARRDLAFVMPEAVTHDDLLNALKAAANKLVQEISVFDVYRGTGVPEGMKSVAVKIILQDMENTLTDEVIEPLVAKMIKAAAEKDAQLRT